The Pungitius pungitius chromosome 14, fPunPun2.1, whole genome shotgun sequence genome contains the following window.
AAGCAGATTTTGTATGCAAGTGTGAGACCCTTAAGGGTTCTTGTAAAAACCAGTTCAGGCACCTACTGGTCAAGAAGTAGATTCTCCTGGGAGTAAGGCCTCACTCCTGTGGTCTGCAGTGGTTGGCATGAGGGTTCTATTGAGTAAACACTGAAAGAATCACCTCCATGGTCAGCCTTCAAGGCATTTCTTCCACAAAATGCAATACATGAAATAATCACTTAAATAATGCAGATATTACAATATTTCAGTTAAAGCACTGCACGACAACAGTCCGTAATCATGCATTTTTTCCATCTTTCAGTAACATGACACAGGGCTGCTCTGTCAACATATCATAACCGTCTCCTTGCTCTATCTGGTTTCTTTTGGCATCCACAATCCGGGGCGACGGTGCAATCCCTGGCCCCCGCTAAACCGCCTTGgccaagacacttaaccccaataTTACTCCCGTAGCTGTGTGTGATGCTCGTTCCTGATTTGTCAGGTgacactgtgtatggtagctcctgtcatcagtgtatgaatgagGGTGAATGGgtaaatgatgacatgaagtttTGAAGAACTTTGAGTGGTCGGAAAACCGCTGTAAGTCCAGTACTGTCCATTTactattaaaatgcaaatgtgattattaacatttaataaatgcTGTGAAGTAAGGAAGTAAATTCCAAGAGAAGCCAGTTATTGCTATTTGCTGTTGCTCCTCTTGTCCCATCAGTaagaatcaggaatcaggacatttattgccataatatgccAGACATAAAATCAATTTGACTTGCCTTACTGCAGGTTAGGTGAAATGTATGCAGTTTTTTATGcacttttgacattttaaataattagaGTATATGACTTGCATACGTATATTTTAAGCTGAAGGTATTTCAAAAATCATTCCTGTCTGGAAGATAACTTCCATTCAAATGCCTCTGGCAGCCACATTAGAAAACATACCTCAGTGCACACAGAACTTTCCTCTGGTATCATGTTTGCAAGTTAAGGCGTAAGAGCAGTGGTTTCACTAATCCCTCAGTGCGCCTGTGCAGGAGGGACGGCAGCCTTCATCTCCCTTTGTCATGTGGACCGCTGAGACGTTTGTTTGGTTACACAGAGTGAGGCCCCTACACCTTATGGGAACATCATTTACTTTGTCATTCGAATTTGTTAATCTACGCGATATCTCAGAAGATAAAACATGTGAGTGTGCGTAGGCAGAGATACTTAAAGTGCATTATACATAATGATGTCCAAAGGAaatttatttaaagtaaagtaaacaTAGGTATATTGAGCAGTGCAAAAGCAATAGGGCAACATGAGCGCATTTTCTTTTTATGACATTAAAGTTTGTACACTTGTGACATATGCTGGCTGACTGAGGGAAACGATTGGAAATTGGAAAGTcaccatttgttttctttttgtgattttataATCAAAGATAATAGCTATATTGCTTTTGTGAGAGACAGTCCACATAAGTGCATTCAAAGTAGACAGGTAAAAAAATCAGTAAACATTTAAACTATACTTGTAAACAGTAAACTAATCCAAACCACAGCAGAAAGTAGGAACATATTCAGCGGTCTTAACTTGTTGATATACTGCTGGCAGCTATATATGTCGAGGGACATTTAACAaaccacacatttcttttaacaTTAGGTGTTTGAACAATCAACTCATTATGGGACATTGTGTTTAGACATCTTTCAGATGTGACATTTAGTATGTTCTGTCAGACATGGACGGATACAATCCATCGAGGTCCGGCTGATCGATCCCCACCTGGTCAACAACTTGGTTCTCAAAGAAGCTGTCTGAGTAGTTGAGCATCTGCTCCACCGCCGTCAACAGCAGAATGTTAACATCCTCgttcagctccagctcctcgctGTAGCTCTTTACCAGCAGCACGCAGGACAGGGGGATGCCAAAAGACTGACTCAACTCCCGGGCCTGAGAGACGAGGAAAAGGGTTGAAATTGTACATTTCGATACACTTCACTGAACAGGATGGCTCTTACCTTCCTCTGGAGGTAAACACTGCGATACACATTCTTCAAGTCTTGTGCCACCAGCGCACAGGCCTCGTCTACTTTAGTCATCAGCAGAAGCTGAGGAATTCCTATAAGAGAGCAGAAGGAACGCTAGTAGAACATACCAAgaagaaaattacaaatgagattcttttttatttttcactggtGTTAGTTGGTGTCACAAATGAGACTTGCCCATAATATAACTTTTCCAACATTTGTTAATAAATAGTGGcaccataataaaaataatattactGTACTGCTAACCCATGGTGTTGGCCTGTTTCCGAATGGTAGTTAACTTGTCCAGCATTTTTTGGGAAAGGAGGGAGACCTTGCAGGTGTCAACCACATAGACCAAACAGTGGATAACATCCTTCAGTGTCGCATGCTGCTGAAAGCCAGGAGAATCCACCTGGAGTGACGTGTAGGGATTCAGCTGTGGAGTAAATAAAGCAGAAGCGTAATCATTTGTTATTATTCTACATTTCTACCAGTAGATCAGTTACACAAAGAGAAGGGTAACGAGGCGGATAGTTGAGACCTGGTAGCGATCCTTTATGTGACCTTTGAAGATGTTGACTAAGTCCTCAATGTTCACACCAGTGTCAGCATTTTCCTCCAGCCCCATTGTGTCACACAGGACCAGAGGAACAGCTCCGCCACCTTTTCCTGCCTTGATGGTGTAGGTGCGAAACTGGAGGGGCGACATTTATGTAGTTTAATTAGACAACTTTATAAATAAGAGCCTGTGGTAATCCGTTGTGCAGTTGTATTACAATCAATCAAAGCATGTTAAGCTTCATTTGGactacaaaatgtaaaatattcggCTGGTTCTCCTCAGCCATTTTTGCTGCAGGTTAAAAGATGACATTCATGATTAGGCtgaagcaaaaacacacacaggacacagtTCACCCTCTGCATTTCTGCAGAGTATCACAAAGAATAGAACTTGTGCCAGCACCTGAGTGGTCACACTCTTCCCTGCTGTACCAGCGATGGCCTGGCATGTCATGTTGCCTCGAAAAACTGAGTTGATTGAGTTGAAGAAGGTCGACTTGCCGGCGCCGACGGGCCCCACCATCAACACTCGGGCTTGTTGGACGGTTTTGATGTCAGGGCAATAGCTCAGAATGGCCTTCTTCAactcctcctttctcctggaGGGAATACAAATGATACAGAAAAAAGGTCAGCCTACATCTTTAATGCATGTTCGCTGGTGAGGATTAATTCAATGGTTACGTAAAATGACGGAAGATTAAAGGTTTCAAGTGTAACTTGTAACGCTGATGTCACAGTGTACTTTCACACAGTACAGTTTTACATCCATGCAGCAAAGTGAAGACTTAACCCATTGGAAAACAAGTTTTTCATGCATTGTGGCTGAGGTTTCCAAAGCTTTCTACATACTCCGCAGTCCACCGAATGTTCCTCCAGGGTTTGGCCAGTAGATCTCCCAAGCCTGCATGGAAGTTAATTGCAAAATGGCAGAATTCTTTGCTACAGTTCACTTCAATAAAACAATGCAGATTTTAGTGAATGTATTGCACATATTATATGAATCAACATACAGTATAAAGTAATGTAATAAAGTCGTAaaataatttctttttaaagattgTATGGACACGCACTTTCAACTCGATACACTTCAAACTCATTCAGTGCCAGGTCCTGTCCATGCATCTCTGCAGCCTGAAAGATGAAGTTATTCCCTGGGTTGGACTGGATCTTAGCACTGTTTGCATCCAGGAACAGTAGGGCACCATAATTCGGGCCGGTGGCGCCATCTGTGAAAGCGCACTGCCCGGGGATACCCGCCACCTTCAGTGGGTTGTTTCCTCCCGAGCTGATGCTATAGAGGAAGGCCCCTTCATCGTGGACGTAGTTTCCACTCTGCTTGTAGTCCTGAGAGGTGTAGGCTCCAAAGACAAAGCCGGCGTCATTGTAGGCAACGATGACAGTGGGCCCCTGCATGTCACAGCGGTTGTGAAAAGCCAAAGCAGCAAACCCGTGGACACTGGCTTTGTAGAGCAGGTGTAGTCGGACATGACCcaggagagagagcagcttCTTGTGCTGGTCTTCAGACAGGCTCGAGGTAACGGTAGTCATGACGGCGGTTTGACTGTCAAAACACACACCACATGAGATTTGTAATAAATCATACTCTGCAATactaaaaaacaaatggaaatatgTCCTAAATCACATGAAATCACATACAAAATGGTTTCAACTAGAGAAATAAGTTtcattaaatgacatgtaatgtaaaagtgtGATGTCTTACTATCAGCGATGGATCAAAATACCAGTAGGGCTACAACAATGAAAAAttatcacatttaaaaaaaattaagtacAGCACTGGAGGGCATGGGTTATAGTTACTATCCACCAATGGTTTTTTTCACGTGAAAGATGATACAATATGATGTACCTTTGAATGTCAGATGAATTTAACAATTTACTGACACTTAAAATGGCAATCCTTGTGTGATATGAGCTTTACTTTCTGTTTCCTATTGGTTGTGTACTTCTGAGATGCTACATCTCAGTCTCTTTAGCTTGCGCttaaaataattgaaagatTAGTTTCATTTTGACCACGAAGACTTTGaggaaactaaaaaaagaaaacaggttaTTGGTGTACTCATTTTTGTGATACATTATGAAATATTAGATACAGTCCACAACCCACAACTATTTGTCATGGTTAAAACGATTATTACAAGATGGGAAATCAATCAAAGAGAATCCATGACGCAGCACGCGGACTAACCCACTGATCAATAAATGAAACCAAACCAATGATAACAGCCTCAAACTCACCCACAGTAAAGCTCCCAAGTATTTTGATTAAATGCAGCAAGTCGCTTTAGCTCAGTCAAGGTTCGTTCCTCCGTCGAAACTAACAAAAGTGAAAGTGCAATcaggtggtttaaaaaaaaggaaaaaggaccCGCCCATTGCCGGTTTTGGTTGCTATTGCACATCCAAAAAGgaaactgatcaaataaaagtaaaaagatgGAAAGAGGTATTCTCACTTAAGGATAATTCTAAATGTCATGAAtgaatatttagattttttcatCAGTATGGCTCTTTCACgttaataataatcaataatccCGGGTGTAGTatgggaataataataatggggAGATTGAATCTGATGGTCGCCCTTATTAGAACGGGAATATTCTAAAAGGATGACTATTGTATGTGAGGGAATGGGATGAGACAGATGAGGATCATGTTGGTGCTGTGACCCTTTGACCCTATGAGTGGGACCAAATGAGGTATCTTTAGTTTGAGTGACGCTGTAAATTATTCTGCAGTCCATGTTGAGGAAGGCGTTATTGCAAACAAAGGGCAGGTTAACTTCTTTGAACTGcaacacatttcatattttcatattttctatAACTTTAAGAAATCAACAGACACCTTCGAATGGTTATGCACATTCTTTATTCATACATTAGTCCCAGACCCAAAAcccatatatattttaacattgatACTGTGTTTATTACTTAGACGATGGCAAAGTGAAGGTTTTAAATGTCCATCCCATCGCCTCGCTCTCCCACAGTGCTTTGCTCTCTGTCTTCATGAATATCATGAATGAAACCACATGAGTACATACAGTATTTTATACATGCGGGACACATACACATAGTTTTCCCTTTGCTACCTTGGAGATCAAGTAATGATTACAGCTCTACTTCATTTCCCATTGctaaaaaatcat
Protein-coding sequences here:
- the LOC134104166 gene encoding interferon-induced protein 44-like, which encodes MTTVTSSLSEDQHKKLLSLLGHVRLHLLYKASVHGFAALAFHNRCDMQGPTVIVAYNDAGFVFGAYTSQDYKQSGNYVHDEGAFLYSISSGGNNPLKVAGIPGQCAFTDGATGPNYGALLFLDANSAKIQSNPGNNFIFQAAEMHGQDLALNEFEVYRVESLGDLLAKPWRNIRWTAERKEELKKAILSYCPDIKTVQQARVLMVGPVGAGKSTFFNSINSVFRGNMTCQAIAGTAGKSVTTQFRTYTIKAGKGGGAVPLVLCDTMGLEENADTGVNIEDLVNIFKGHIKDRYQLNPYTSLQVDSPGFQQHATLKDVIHCLVYVVDTCKVSLLSQKMLDKLTTIRKQANTMGIPQLLLMTKVDEACALVAQDLKNVYRSVYLQRKARELSQSFGIPLSCVLLVKSYSEELELNEDVNILLLTAVEQMLNYSDSFFENQVVDQVGIDQPDLDGLYPSMSDRTY